The window TGCACTCTATGCCCAGTCCCACTCTGTAATATCCTCTGTCCTCGAGACTTATGAATCAAATGTAACAAAGAAAAAGATTGCTCTGATTGTAAGGTTTAAGATAGATTATTTGTTCAATACAGTATATTGGTTATGTTACTCATAATATGCTTACTTGTTTATTGTTTAAAATGATTCTGATTATGTTATTTGACCTAGTAGTGAATAGTTAATATCGATATCATCGCCGTAAATATGCATGTGCTTTCAGATACGCTGAGCTCTACATATTTTTGTACAGTCAAAGGGGATCAAATATTGTACCAAGGGGGTCTTTAGAGTATATCTATCCTTCCGACATAAGTCAAAACAACAGACTTTGATTTAGTATCGTAAGGAGGTGCTAAATACTTTATTAtcgttacttgttctttgttgatgtcaaaaattaaatttaaaattatgtgATTGTGTTTGCTAGAAAGGGGAATCAGGTTTTGAGTAGAAGAGATCAACCGTAAGAATTAATTAGCATACCAATCGCAATGACAATTTAAGAAGCTACATACATATTCGAACAACATAACCGTTAATAGCCATAATCGCCTTTCCATAGAGACGCAACCCCACCCCTACATCAATAAAATGCTAATACAAGTTTAAATCAATGGTTGATGAGTACAAATTGGAGCAACAAATTGCAATTCAAATAAATCATCTTAGTCAAGATCCGACACATCACTCTCAAAAAAAGCCGAATGCAGAGCTTTCACACATTTTTCTGCTTCATTATCATTTACTATCAGTGATATATTCACCTTCGATGCTCCTTGCGATATCATTTGAACATTCACTCCATTCACTCGAAGAACACGAAACGCCTATATACCAACACACCAAAACGCCAATAACATAAATTAGAAACTACTAATAACAGATTATCAAATTTTAAGACGTAAatttaaacaaatgaaggtgaacaATATACCTTCTCCAATACAAGTGAGGACCTCTGAACATTTCCAATGAGTGAAATAATCGATCTGTGCTGAAGAAGATTCACTTTAGCTATTTTTTCAAGTTCGTCAACAACATGATCAAGCTCCTGCTCAAACGATATTTAATATCACTAATTAAACACTTGTGACTTGCGGTTAACTAAAGTTAACGAAATGTTAAATAGAATGATATCATACGCTTGCCTGCTGAATCAACTCCCTGCTCCAAAGCTTTGAAGGATCTAAAGTTAACGAAATGCTAACTTCACTCGTAGCTACAACATCCACAGATATACCCAAATCCTCAAATATCGAAAACACCTATATCATGTAAAAGATTTAAAAATTTATGAGCCAGCTTCATTAAAAATGAAAAAGTGACAACAATCATAATAATTCTACCTTAGCGAGAAATCCAAATTGACCAAGCATCCGCGTACTAACAATGTCCAACATGGTAACATTGCGTTTCAAAACAATGCTGGTTAGTACCGCCTGAAAAAGCCAGAGAAAATTAGtttttttcctaaaaaaaaaacaaaaaataaatcaTTTATTATCTTGTGATACTGACCTTACTCATATCTCTTGATTTAGTGATGAGGGTACCAGGAGCGTTAGGGTTATAGGAATTTTTTACCCTAACAGGTATATCACCTTCTCTAGCGGGCCTCATAGACTGTGGATGTAAAACCTACgcaaaaagaaaaaataataaatTACACTACAAAATGTTAGGTGTTCCTGTTATTTTTGATCTACTATGCAAATTCATGCcttacaaattaaaaaaaaaaaaaaagcaaacaaaAAAAAACTATGAAAGTTCATGGATACCTGGGCACCAAAATATGCAAGTTCAGCTGCCTCATCAAAAGTCAAATATGGCACAGGTTCCGCACCCGAGTATATATTAGGGTCACATGTCAAAACGCCATCAACATCTTTCCATACCTgtaacaattaaataaaataatacaaaaactgaagaaaagcttaggtgttgtttgttttagGTCTCcaatcttattatgtcttatgtctgcgccGCCACAGATGTTTATACGAAGACATGAGATATAATAATGTCTTATTCTGTCTACAaactcgcagacttagaaatataCTTCTTACAAAATTAAGTTATTTTGCATACATATATAAAAAAGTATCCACTATTCAGCATACACTGTTAAGCATACAGACCTTTAAGCCAAATCTCTACACACATGGTCCGCAGattttcagacaaaaacatcttaaaaacaaacaacaccttctAGTTCACATAAATGACTATTTATCACTGAAAATTGATATATTAAGCTCTTTACTAACCTGAATTTCCCGCAACCCGAGTGCTTTACCAATGGTGGTGGCAGTCAAATCACTACCGCCTCTACCCAACGTAGTCACAGCACAAGTTCTCCAACCCTATGAACAATGTAcagaaatataaattttatttttaatagcTTTATAAAAGGTTCGCTAGTGAAGCgggagaaaaaaaaaaagaaaaaaaaagtagagTATGTATATTTTAAAAGACCTTTCCAAGAAAACCAGTGACAATAGGAATTGCAGGATCAGTATTCCAATCGCCATTTAGTCTGTTTGCTACAGCTGGATACGTTGCATCCAAAATATCCGCATTAGTGAAGTCATCTGTCGTTAAGAAACCGATATCGAATGCATCATACTGTAATAAGAAACAACAGATCAAAGTCAGATGATTAAAAGAGAAAAGACATCAAATATTCGTTTAAAAAATGTGATTGAAttcataaattattatgagatagGGCTAGCGATCAGAAACACGTACTTGGCGTGCTTTAGCACCGATTTTATTCAAGTAGGCTGCAAAAATTCTTGTGGACATGCATTCTCCAAATGAAACTAAGTAGTCTCTTGCACGTGGTGTGAATTCTTTTAGTACAGAAATCCCATTCAAAAGTCGCTCTAACTTTTCTAAGTGATCTGCGAAAAAAAGACATTTTTTAACATATAAATAACAGTATGGTAATAGCAGTTGAACCATTAATCATTCAATAACTTATTGATCATTTTATATTAGTAAAAATACATCATAACTTCTAATATTCTTCCAAATTACCTGTCACAAGTGCTCTCTCTAACCCAAGCTCATCCACTGTCCTGTACATGTACATTTTTATAACCATAAACTAATCATTATAAGTTAACTAATGTCCACAAACTATAATGGCGACCTAAATTTTATATTCAATATTTCACCTGTAATGTAGTTCTTTCACAAAGCTCAATTCATCAATTTCAGAAACCACCGAAACGCAACTTGCAGCTTTCTCTCCAGCCTATATCATACAACCAATTAAACTTTGAATCTTCTACAACAAAACCACATaacatgtatttatatttatatacatattattatatataacattaataataaaattagagATATACAAACCACTAAAAGTTTGTTAGTAGTTTTGCCCATAGCTGACAAAACGATAACCGGACTCTCTTCCGGAAAACTAAGTATAAGATCAGCGACTTCTTTCATCCGTTCAGCAGACGCTACAGACGATCCACCAAACTTCATCACACATGATAACTGTTTATTTAACCCTTCTAAGCCTCGAGTATCAGGTTCACTTTTCGTAAGAACAACATCTACTTTTTGCACATTACAAACCACCTTTAGTCCCCTTTTCGCGCTACACGAAATCGGACCAGAACTGGCCCTACACGATCCATTAAACGACGCAACGGAGGAAGCGAAATGGAGGTGATGATAATGTGAGGATAATGAATGTGAATCTGAATCTAATTTGGAGAAATGATAAGGTGTATTGGCCCCTGATAAATATCTAGTTGTTGTCATTGTAACAGTAATTAATTTTCGACAAATTAACGGTTTGTAACAGGAATTTGATAAACAGAGAGAGAGCTAATTATTGAATCAATTAATTAACTAATCAATTAATTAATTGATTAACTCTGATTAGCTCTCCCTGCTGAAAATGCGATGTTGAAGATCCGATAAATCTGCTTCTCCTTCTTCTTTTTTGCTTCTAATTGATTACAAAGGACCTGCAAATGTTAGTATTTGTGGTTTATATCAGAAGATGATAGATTAGCAAAGGATGTTTAGATGAAAAATCAAGTAAAATGAGGTTTGAATTAATTGAAGTTGAATTAGTCAAAAGAAATGGAGACCTTATTAGGGTTGAATGAAATTAGAGAACAATGGCTGCTGCGGCGGCGGCGGCTGGAGAAGGAGGAGGaagagcaataataataataatttgagaaAGGGAATATAAAAATATGAATGGTATTTGTTCCGTGTTGTTTGTTTAGCACGAGTAGTTTTGTTGCCTCATGTTTTCCACATCTCACTGCTTTGTCTTTCCGAGTGGTTTTTACTTTTTCATTTTTCTACAGCCAAATAAAATAAGGTAAATTAGCAAAATATATAGTActttttttaagtttaaattaaaatacacttttctaaaaaaaaattgtcAAAATAACTACTCGGGTATATCCCAGTGGTCACCGAATTTCTAGTGAAGCAGGAGACGTTGGTTCGAAATGGTAACGCCCAAgatcaaattaataataatggGCTCTTGACTGGAGGGGACCTCAATGTACGCAATTCACCAAGTTACACGTCTAGTCGCTCGGGAGCTCGTCACACAGGAATTTTACTCGATAGTGAGGATCCAATGTGATTGTCACTATAGAGGTTTCTTCTGCGAACAAAAAAAATTGTAAAGGGTGTTGGTTTGAACCGATGTTTGTCCGAATTCATGATATAATGCTCTTATTCTTCGATGATCGATAAAAATGCATATCGACCCCAGGCAGTAGGTGATATatggcaaaaagtcacatttttatccccaatattaagccctagaacaataaagatttaaactttgtcggcaaaattatcgtttttcggttgattttgtagattaagtaattacgaaggcgatgcaaaaagaatcaagtaaaacggagctaaaacgaagattctagagcgaaaacggtgaaagacaagaaatcaagttacgatccagtcaaatc of the Rutidosis leptorrhynchoides isolate AG116_Rl617_1_P2 chromosome 5, CSIRO_AGI_Rlap_v1, whole genome shotgun sequence genome contains:
- the LOC139846798 gene encoding aspartokinase 2, chloroplastic-like isoform X1; its protein translation is MTTTRYLSGANTPYHFSKLDSDSHSLSSHYHHLHFASSVASFNGSCRASSGPISCSAKRGLKVVCNVQKVDVVLTKSEPDTRGLEGLNKQLSCVMKFGGSSVASAERMKEVADLILSFPEESPVIVLSAMGKTTNKLLVAGEKAASCVSVVSEIDELSFVKELHYRTVDELGLERALVTDHLEKLERLLNGISVLKEFTPRARDYLVSFGECMSTRIFAAYLNKIGAKARQYDAFDIGFLTTDDFTNADILDATYPAVANRLNGDWNTDPAIPIVTGFLGKGWRTCAVTTLGRGGSDLTATTIGKALGLREIQVWKDVDGVLTCDPNIYSGAEPVPYLTFDEAAELAYFGAQVLHPQSMRPAREGDIPVRVKNSYNPNAPGTLITKSRDMSKAVLTSIVLKRNVTMLDIVSTRMLGQFGFLAKVFSIFEDLGISVDVVATSEVSISLTLDPSKLWSRELIQQASELDHVVDELEKIAKVNLLQHRSIISLIGNVQRSSLVLEKAFRVLRVNGVNVQMISQGASKVNISLIVNDNEAEKCVKALHSAFFESDVSDLD
- the LOC139846798 gene encoding aspartokinase 2, chloroplastic-like isoform X2, producing MTTTRYLSGANTPYHFSKLDSDSHSLSSHYHHLHFASSVASFNGSCRASSGPISCSAKRGLKVVCNVQKVDVVLTKSEPDTRGLEGLNKQLSCVMKFGGSSVASAERMKEVADLILSFPEESPVIVLSAMGKTTNKLLVAGEKAASCVSVVSEIDELSFVKELHYRTVDELGLERALVTDHLEKLERLLNGISVLKEFTPRARDYLVSFGECMSTRIFAAYLNKIGAKARQYDAFDIGFLTTDDFTNADILDATYPAVANRLNGDWNTDPAIPIVTGFLGKGWRTCAVTTLGRGGSDLTATTIGKALGLREIQVWKDVDGVLTCDPNIYSGAEPVPYLTFDEAAELAYFGAQVLHPQSMRPAREGDIPVRVKNSYNPNAPGTLITKSRDMSKAVLTSIVLKRNVTMLDIVSTRMLGQFGFLAKVFSIFEDLGISVDVVATSEVSISLTLDPSKLWSRELIQQELDHVVDELEKIAKVNLLQHRSIISLIGNVQRSSLVLEKAFRVLRVNGVNVQMISQGASKVNISLIVNDNEAEKCVKALHSAFFESDVSDLD